In Novosphingobium sp. MMS21-SN21R, a single genomic region encodes these proteins:
- a CDS encoding AIPR family protein, with the protein MSIEEFHRGIRSEIQAIVAERILSDEGNFPSEELIYAELAMEQVANANICDSPTICHWTGTIGNARLRITGYALSTDETCLDLFVTRYFGTDEIENLRDSEATSTAKEGIKFLFEAAGGRLASRMEASGDIYELVLFIKEHWSSLEQLRVFVVTDGQTKSKRFAPKEVQGKIVAIEAMDIERLYRHTTGKPRDEVSISFEQTLGRPLPCIHVPDPDADYEYALTAIPGQVIKELYLRYNSRLLEANVRTFLGYRSRVNSGIAETLLKEPEHFMAFNNGLVIVCDSAELSRCDDGGLGFSLIKGLQIVNGGQTTSSIFFASRDRKEIDLSHVMVPAKVIILKGDDDDARERLISNISKFANSQNAVKTSDLSANRPFHVQLEKLSEEIWCADGASRWFYERAAGAYQVRLLRERTDAKRREFQRIVPTKHKLSKNDVAKFHEAWRGKPAQVALAGEKNFAAFMAALDENPELVPNPLTPEWYRALIAKVVIFRAIESMIKKKDAKETFRQGWVNIATYTVAALAEKLPGRIDFELVWQQQEISESFAKLLWEWAKVVNATFERIAPGRQFSEVAKRADTWKAVQSAEFPEPKDRIPEIKV; encoded by the coding sequence ATGAGTATTGAAGAGTTTCACCGGGGTATCCGCTCCGAGATTCAGGCAATCGTTGCCGAACGGATACTGAGCGATGAGGGCAATTTTCCATCTGAGGAGCTCATCTACGCGGAGCTTGCTATGGAACAGGTCGCAAATGCGAATATTTGCGATTCACCGACAATTTGCCACTGGACCGGGACGATCGGGAACGCTCGCCTCCGGATCACAGGTTATGCGCTTTCGACCGATGAAACGTGCTTGGACCTGTTCGTGACCCGCTATTTCGGAACCGACGAGATCGAGAACCTCCGAGACTCCGAAGCGACATCGACGGCGAAGGAAGGGATAAAATTCCTGTTCGAGGCGGCCGGTGGCCGTCTGGCATCACGAATGGAGGCCAGCGGCGACATCTATGAGCTGGTCCTGTTCATCAAGGAACACTGGTCGAGCCTTGAGCAATTGCGCGTCTTCGTCGTCACGGACGGCCAGACCAAGTCCAAGCGGTTCGCCCCCAAGGAGGTCCAGGGAAAGATCGTCGCGATCGAAGCCATGGATATCGAGCGTCTGTACCGCCACACCACCGGCAAGCCTCGCGATGAAGTCTCCATCAGCTTCGAACAGACTCTGGGGCGCCCGCTCCCTTGCATTCACGTCCCCGACCCCGATGCAGACTATGAATACGCGCTTACAGCGATTCCAGGGCAAGTCATCAAAGAGCTATACCTGCGCTACAATTCCCGGTTGCTTGAAGCCAACGTCCGCACATTCCTTGGTTACCGAAGCAGGGTAAATTCGGGCATCGCGGAAACCCTGTTGAAGGAGCCTGAGCATTTCATGGCCTTCAACAACGGCCTGGTCATCGTATGTGACAGTGCCGAACTCAGCCGCTGCGATGACGGTGGTCTGGGGTTTTCGCTCATCAAGGGGCTGCAGATCGTGAACGGCGGTCAGACCACCTCGTCCATCTTCTTCGCGTCGCGCGATCGAAAGGAAATTGACCTCAGCCATGTGATGGTCCCGGCAAAGGTGATCATCTTGAAAGGCGATGATGACGATGCCCGCGAGCGCCTCATTTCCAACATCTCGAAATTCGCGAACAGCCAGAATGCCGTGAAGACATCAGATCTCTCGGCGAATCGGCCTTTCCACGTCCAGCTGGAGAAACTGTCCGAGGAAATCTGGTGCGCTGATGGAGCGAGCCGATGGTTTTACGAGCGCGCGGCAGGTGCTTACCAGGTCCGCCTGCTGCGTGAACGTACCGATGCGAAACGGCGCGAATTCCAGAGGATCGTTCCGACGAAGCACAAGCTTTCCAAGAACGATGTCGCGAAGTTTCATGAAGCTTGGCGTGGGAAGCCGGCCCAGGTCGCCTTGGCGGGTGAAAAGAATTTCGCAGCCTTCATGGCAGCTCTGGATGAAAATCCCGAACTGGTGCCGAACCCGCTCACCCCGGAGTGGTACAGGGCGCTGATCGCAAAGGTGGTCATCTTTCGAGCCATCGAAAGCATGATCAAGAAGAAGGACGCGAAGGAGACGTTCCGGCAGGGCTGGGTCAACATTGCAACCTACACGGTTGCAGCACTGGCCGAGAAGCTGCCCGGGCGGATCGATTTCGAACTCGTCTGGCAGCAACAGGAAATTTCCGAAAGCTTTGCCAAGCTCCTGTGGGAATGGGCGAAGGTTGTGAACGCCACTTTCGAGCGAATTGCCCCAGGGCGGCAATTCTCCGAGGTGGCCAAGCGAGCCGATACATGGAAGGCTGTGCAGAGCGCAGAATTTCCGGAACCGAAGGATCGCATCCCGGAAATTAAGGTTTGA
- a CDS encoding PD-(D/E)XK motif protein translates to MTGWTEEGLISSWRALATRQGDEEWRLVNLAAIDLVTVQAGRHFPDSREALVVAFPAGWLGKVSGLPDGKGFEATLIEGNPSFPGKDVIALIRRLEGAFDIFAIMVVDLLRLLEDSRSKDARALVAGFLERVREWQSFMSRGNRPLSQEAQAGLYGELAALHKLLAVMPGGSAFDAWKGPMHAAQDFHLGSGALEVKSTTTSDVFKARINSIEQLDSERQPMFLGAIRLREDAGGASLNDLVGLLRDASDGCGRRRAFDALLIMAGYYDEHAPHYQRPLTLDQFSCFKVDDDFPVLRRAHLPTQVTAATYTLDLSSIPQTDVGIDGALSALGISE, encoded by the coding sequence ATGACTGGGTGGACTGAGGAAGGGCTGATCAGCTCTTGGCGTGCTCTCGCTACGCGGCAAGGCGACGAAGAATGGCGCCTTGTCAATTTGGCCGCGATCGACCTGGTGACAGTTCAGGCGGGGCGGCATTTTCCTGACAGCCGTGAGGCGCTCGTTGTGGCGTTTCCGGCCGGATGGCTGGGCAAGGTCTCGGGCCTTCCAGATGGCAAAGGCTTTGAAGCAACTCTGATTGAGGGAAATCCATCCTTCCCGGGCAAGGATGTCATTGCCTTGATTAGGCGGCTTGAGGGCGCTTTCGACATCTTTGCAATCATGGTGGTCGACTTGCTTCGTCTTCTTGAAGACAGCCGATCGAAGGATGCAAGGGCGCTGGTGGCGGGCTTCCTGGAGCGTGTCAGGGAATGGCAGAGCTTCATGTCCCGAGGAAACAGGCCCCTCTCCCAAGAGGCACAAGCCGGGCTTTACGGCGAACTTGCCGCGCTTCATAAACTTCTCGCGGTGATGCCCGGAGGTTCCGCATTCGACGCCTGGAAGGGACCGATGCATGCAGCACAGGATTTCCATCTCGGATCCGGTGCGTTGGAAGTGAAGAGCACGACCACTTCCGATGTTTTCAAGGCGCGCATCAACAGCATCGAACAACTAGATTCAGAACGGCAGCCCATGTTCCTTGGCGCAATTCGTCTCAGGGAGGATGCCGGAGGTGCCAGTCTCAATGACCTGGTCGGGCTGCTGCGTGATGCGTCTGATGGTTGCGGTCGAAGGCGCGCATTTGACGCGCTCTTGATCATGGCGGGATACTATGATGAGCACGCGCCTCACTACCAGCGCCCGCTGACTCTCGACCAATTCAGTTGCTTCAAGGTAGACGACGATTTTCCGGTACTTCGACGCGCCCATTTGCCGACCCAAGTGACGGCGGCAACCTACACACTTGATCTCAGCTCCATTCCCCAAACTGATGTGGGCATCGACGGGGCGTTGTCGGCATTGGGGATTTCCGAATGA
- a CDS encoding Z1 domain-containing protein — MSTNDQRAFDAILSMAQNLLRRTSTKTGLAITPEMIDAELNKLEMLMEDDFAVVDREQLVDELIRRYSHTVGRNATLSDDSDHVPWLTAERKRDWLYWRRYSEYMEAKIPLVALDALDEATDEVLGHLEDPNREGDWDRRGLVVGHVQSGKTGNYTGLICKAADAGYKIVIVLAGLHNNLRAQTQIRLDEGFLGFATLANVEDLPAVGVGLIDADHSIRPNYATNRTENGDFTKAAAAKLGVTPEQRPWLFVVKKNKTVLERLLGWIRNRVADYTDPVTGRKIVTNLPILVIDDESDHGSVDTGEDVVDENGKPDLEHQPTTINRLIRSILNYFARSAYVGYTATPFANIFIHDKGTTEEHGPDLFPAAFITNLAAPSNYIGPGRVFSSASSTAADLPLTRPLAEAEYAPWVPPKHRNGFRPKWNGSAKIPDSLEEAIRSFIYACAVRKLRGQGNRHSSMLVHVTRFTSVQNEVVGQIAEYVRELRGRYQRGIDLAETESLMHSEYEEKFRPGMARIRTELVEDEKLADFAWAQIREVLPDVIADIKVREINGSAKDALDYVDNEGTGLKVIAVGGDKLARGLTLEGLCTSYFLRTARMYDTLMQMGRWFGYRDGYLDVCRLYTTHELIEWFGHIADAAEELRQEFDNMVAAGATPKDFGLRVKSHSVLTVTSRAKMRNARPMSFTYSGDLLQTIVFPNRADEIGLNFKAADRFISGLGTAHDLNEQQHLVEGQKWSGHLWRNIPAQQVTTFLRAYRTHPASFRIMSPLIADFIDEMNKDGELTSWTVALIGKDSASAEVEAVIAGLKLAMLTRRKTVDHDDRYSIKTLISPRDQAIDLTEGQWKAALELSRETWRRDTERNEGKEPPTEPRGPAIRKVLGEGWSKSGVPAVPQRGLLMLYLLDPAASEISALKGADPIVAFAISFPGSSSERRVSNAAYMANSVMWGALNDWVD; from the coding sequence ATGTCGACAAATGACCAGCGCGCGTTTGATGCGATCCTCAGCATGGCGCAAAATCTCCTGCGCCGCACATCGACCAAGACTGGCTTGGCGATCACTCCAGAAATGATCGATGCGGAGCTGAACAAGCTCGAGATGCTGATGGAGGACGACTTTGCGGTCGTTGACCGCGAGCAGCTCGTCGACGAGTTGATCCGGCGCTACAGTCATACGGTTGGCCGGAATGCCACCCTGTCGGACGACTCCGATCACGTCCCTTGGCTTACAGCCGAACGGAAGAGGGATTGGTTATATTGGCGCCGCTACTCGGAATACATGGAAGCCAAGATACCTCTCGTAGCCCTCGACGCTCTCGACGAGGCGACGGATGAGGTACTGGGTCACCTGGAAGACCCGAACCGTGAAGGCGACTGGGACAGGCGCGGCCTCGTCGTCGGTCACGTCCAGTCAGGCAAGACCGGGAACTACACCGGGCTGATCTGCAAAGCGGCAGACGCCGGCTACAAGATCGTCATCGTTCTTGCGGGGTTGCACAACAACCTCAGAGCACAGACCCAGATCCGCCTAGACGAAGGATTTCTCGGATTCGCGACGCTGGCGAATGTGGAAGACCTGCCAGCGGTTGGGGTAGGATTGATCGACGCGGATCATTCGATTCGGCCAAATTACGCCACAAACCGCACGGAAAATGGCGACTTCACCAAAGCGGCTGCGGCCAAGCTTGGGGTGACCCCCGAACAGCGCCCCTGGCTGTTCGTGGTCAAGAAGAACAAGACTGTACTGGAGCGGCTGCTAGGCTGGATCCGCAACCGTGTGGCCGATTACACGGATCCTGTGACCGGGCGGAAGATTGTTACCAATCTGCCGATTCTGGTCATCGACGACGAGTCCGATCACGGATCTGTCGATACTGGGGAAGATGTCGTCGATGAAAACGGCAAGCCTGATCTCGAACATCAGCCGACCACGATCAATCGGCTCATCAGGTCCATCTTGAACTACTTCGCCCGTTCAGCCTACGTTGGCTATACCGCCACGCCCTTCGCCAACATCTTCATCCACGACAAGGGGACGACAGAGGAACACGGACCGGATCTCTTCCCGGCCGCGTTCATCACGAACCTGGCAGCGCCATCCAACTACATCGGCCCCGGCCGGGTGTTTAGTTCGGCTTCATCGACTGCCGCAGACCTGCCACTGACCCGCCCCCTGGCCGAGGCAGAATACGCACCCTGGGTTCCTCCGAAGCACCGCAATGGCTTTCGGCCGAAGTGGAATGGCAGCGCAAAGATTCCTGATTCGCTCGAAGAAGCCATCAGGTCCTTCATCTACGCCTGCGCCGTTCGGAAACTGCGTGGCCAAGGCAATCGTCATTCGTCGATGCTGGTGCATGTGACCCGATTTACGTCGGTGCAAAACGAAGTGGTGGGCCAAATCGCCGAGTATGTCCGCGAACTCAGGGGCCGCTACCAGCGCGGCATAGATTTGGCCGAGACCGAAAGCCTGATGCATTCGGAGTACGAGGAAAAGTTCAGGCCAGGAATGGCCCGAATCCGCACTGAGCTGGTCGAGGACGAAAAGCTGGCCGATTTCGCCTGGGCACAAATCCGCGAGGTGCTTCCTGACGTCATCGCCGACATAAAGGTCCGGGAAATCAACGGATCGGCAAAGGACGCTCTGGATTACGTAGACAACGAGGGGACCGGCCTCAAAGTCATTGCTGTCGGCGGAGACAAGCTTGCCCGCGGACTGACGCTCGAAGGCCTTTGCACCAGCTATTTTCTGCGCACGGCCCGAATGTACGACACTCTCATGCAGATGGGCCGGTGGTTCGGGTATCGGGACGGCTATCTCGATGTCTGCAGACTCTACACCACACATGAGTTGATAGAGTGGTTCGGCCATATCGCTGACGCTGCCGAAGAGCTGAGGCAGGAGTTCGACAACATGGTCGCTGCGGGCGCAACTCCGAAGGATTTCGGGTTGCGGGTCAAGTCACATTCGGTGTTGACCGTCACCTCGCGCGCAAAGATGCGCAATGCGCGTCCCATGTCGTTCACCTATTCCGGGGATCTGCTGCAGACGATTGTCTTCCCAAATCGAGCCGACGAGATCGGACTCAACTTCAAGGCCGCCGACCGCTTCATTTCAGGGTTGGGGACAGCGCATGACCTGAACGAGCAGCAGCACCTTGTCGAAGGTCAGAAATGGTCAGGCCACCTGTGGCGCAACATTCCTGCACAGCAGGTAACGACCTTCTTGAGAGCCTACAGGACCCACCCTGCGAGCTTCCGGATCATGAGCCCGTTGATCGCCGATTTCATCGACGAAATGAACAAGGACGGGGAGCTGACCAGCTGGACAGTGGCCCTGATTGGCAAGGACTCTGCCTCTGCTGAAGTTGAGGCCGTTATTGCAGGTCTCAAGCTGGCGATGCTGACCCGCCGCAAGACCGTCGATCATGATGATCGGTATTCGATCAAGACCCTGATCTCGCCTCGCGATCAGGCCATCGACCTGACCGAGGGACAATGGAAGGCGGCTCTCGAACTCAGCAGAGAGACTTGGCGGCGGGATACCGAACGAAACGAGGGCAAGGAACCTCCGACGGAACCTCGCGGCCCTGCCATCCGCAAGGTGCTTGGCGAAGGATGGTCCAAATCAGGAGTACCCGCTGTGCCCCAGCGAGGCCTGCTGATGCTCTACTTGCTTGATCCCGCCGCCAGCGAAATCTCGGCACTGAAAGGTGCCGATCCGATAGTCGCATTCGCCATCAGTTTTCCAGGGAGCAGCTCCGAGCGACGTGTAAGCAACGCAGCCTATATGGCCAACAGCGTAATGTGGGGGGCGTTGAATGACTGGGTGGACTGA
- a CDS encoding ATP-binding protein, translating into MLESLRGLGYTTATAIADLIDNSISADATRVDIHFAWNGADSWIRVADNGRGMSDAGLEAAMRLGARDPREVRNPGDLGRFGMGLKTASFSQARVLTVASRALGDNKCCLRWDLDDLGGEAGHWLLHEGCREGSEDRLLTECAQDNGTVVLWETLDRLVTDGFSAQDMIDLADEVEAHLAMTFHRLLDGELTLLLNGHRIRGWDPFLTGHPGKALESVEYRFLHAQGVVAQCHVLPHKDLLKAGEYEAAAGPGGWAAQQGFYIYRNKRLLLAGGWLGLGERGRRWTRDEPHRLARIRLDIPNSADSDWKINILKSTASVPVRLRSQFVKLGSETRDVARRVFAHRGRLITTGGQPGGSLPDVWAARHSTKGISYRISRDHDLVAALLERAGPMKADLLSLLRLIEETVPVQRIWLDTAEQNDTPKGDFVAAPTAEIVDTLTSMFEALVEFRGMDPDKARQRLARTPPFDQYPEIVAEIGRKN; encoded by the coding sequence ATGCTCGAGTCGCTGCGCGGACTTGGGTATACGACGGCTACGGCCATCGCTGACCTCATCGACAACTCGATCAGTGCGGACGCAACGCGGGTCGACATCCATTTTGCCTGGAACGGTGCCGACAGCTGGATTCGGGTTGCTGACAATGGGAGAGGCATGTCGGATGCCGGGCTGGAGGCCGCCATGCGGCTCGGCGCACGCGACCCGAGAGAAGTTCGGAACCCGGGTGACCTCGGCAGATTCGGGATGGGGCTGAAAACTGCCTCGTTCTCGCAGGCTCGCGTTCTTACCGTTGCGAGCCGTGCGCTTGGCGATAACAAATGCTGCTTGAGGTGGGACCTCGATGACCTTGGAGGCGAAGCCGGCCATTGGCTGCTGCACGAAGGTTGTCGCGAAGGATCAGAGGATCGCCTGCTAACCGAATGCGCTCAAGACAACGGCACTGTCGTTCTTTGGGAAACGCTCGACCGCCTCGTAACTGACGGCTTTTCGGCCCAAGACATGATCGACCTCGCCGATGAGGTCGAAGCACATCTGGCCATGACATTTCATCGCCTGCTCGACGGGGAACTGACCCTGCTGCTGAACGGGCACAGAATTCGGGGATGGGACCCATTCCTGACCGGTCACCCCGGGAAGGCGCTGGAGAGTGTCGAGTACCGGTTCCTCCATGCCCAAGGCGTAGTCGCTCAGTGCCATGTTCTTCCGCACAAGGACCTGCTCAAGGCTGGTGAATACGAGGCGGCAGCCGGGCCTGGTGGTTGGGCTGCACAACAGGGCTTTTACATCTATCGAAACAAGCGACTGCTCCTCGCGGGGGGCTGGTTGGGGTTAGGCGAGCGCGGTCGGCGCTGGACCCGCGATGAGCCTCATCGACTTGCCAGAATTCGCCTGGACATTCCGAACAGCGCGGATTCGGATTGGAAGATCAATATCCTGAAGTCGACGGCGAGCGTTCCTGTCCGGCTACGAAGCCAGTTCGTGAAGCTGGGTTCCGAGACCCGCGACGTTGCAAGACGTGTTTTTGCGCATCGCGGCCGGCTCATCACAACAGGCGGCCAACCCGGCGGAAGCTTGCCCGATGTATGGGCAGCCCGGCATTCGACCAAAGGTATCTCATACCGCATCTCAAGGGACCATGATCTTGTAGCCGCACTTCTTGAACGCGCAGGCCCGATGAAAGCTGACCTTCTATCGCTGCTGCGCCTGATAGAAGAAACCGTGCCCGTACAACGCATCTGGTTGGATACGGCCGAGCAGAATGACACCCCGAAGGGCGATTTCGTTGCAGCTCCGACAGCAGAAATCGTGGACACACTGACCAGCATGTTCGAGGCGCTGGTCGAATTCAGAGGCATGGATCCGGACAAGGCGCGACAACGGTTGGCAAGAACACCGCCGTTCGATCAGTACCCGGAAATCGTCGCCGAAATTGGCAGGAAGAATTGA